One window of Bacteroides sp. AN502(2024) genomic DNA carries:
- a CDS encoding ATP-binding protein, with amino-acid sequence MDTTFRIYPIGIQNFEDLRNNNNVYVDKTELIYRLANTNKVYFLSRPRRFGKSLLVSTLDAYFRGKKELFQGLAMERLEKEWNVYPVLHLDFSMTKYTAMADLEERLNLQLREWERIYGSDPEEEGYAARFSGIIERAYQQTGLQVVVLIDEYDAPLLDSNHLPELQNQLREEMRKFFSPLKAQGEYLRFLLMTGISKFSQMSIFSELNNLQNISMRDDYSAICGITERELHTQLRTDIEMMAQANNETYEEVCMHLKQQYDGYHFSKNSEDVYNPFSLFNAFAQKSYGNFWFSTGTPTFLINLLQQSNFDIRELDGATATAEQFDAPTSVITDPLPVLYQSGYLTIKGYDPEFQLYTLAYPNKEVRKGFIESLMPAYVHLPARENTFYVVSFIKDLRAGRLTECLERIRSFFASIPNDLENKQEKHYQTIFYLLFRLMGQYVDAEVKSAIGRADVVVKMQDAIYVFEFKVDGTPEEALAQINSKGYAIPYQPDHRKVMKIGVNFDSATRSIGNWKIVEEA; translated from the coding sequence ATGGATACTACTTTCAGAATATACCCGATAGGGATACAGAATTTTGAAGACTTACGCAATAATAACAACGTCTATGTAGATAAGACGGAGTTGATTTATCGTTTGGCTAATACCAATAAGGTTTATTTCTTGAGTCGGCCCCGTCGTTTCGGGAAAAGTCTGTTGGTATCTACTTTGGATGCTTATTTTCGGGGGAAGAAGGAGTTGTTTCAAGGGTTGGCGATGGAACGTTTGGAGAAAGAGTGGAATGTTTATCCGGTGTTGCACCTTGATTTCAGTATGACAAAATACACTGCCATGGCTGATTTGGAAGAACGCTTGAATCTTCAACTTCGTGAATGGGAACGTATTTATGGTAGTGACCCGGAAGAAGAAGGTTATGCGGCTCGTTTTTCCGGAATAATAGAGAGGGCATATCAGCAAACCGGTTTGCAGGTAGTTGTGCTTATTGATGAATACGATGCCCCTTTATTAGACAGTAACCATTTGCCGGAACTGCAAAATCAACTTCGTGAAGAGATGCGGAAATTCTTCAGTCCTTTGAAAGCGCAAGGAGAATATCTTCGTTTCCTGCTTATGACGGGTATCAGTAAATTCAGTCAGATGAGTATTTTCAGTGAACTGAATAATTTGCAGAATATCAGCATGAGAGACGACTATAGTGCTATCTGTGGTATAACCGAACGGGAATTACATACGCAATTGAGAACTGATATTGAAATGATGGCACAGGCTAATAATGAAACTTATGAGGAGGTCTGTATGCATTTGAAACAACAATATGACGGATATCATTTTAGTAAAAACAGTGAAGATGTTTACAATCCTTTCAGTTTGTTTAATGCGTTTGCTCAAAAGAGCTATGGTAATTTCTGGTTTTCTACCGGGACGCCTACTTTCCTGATAAATCTATTGCAGCAGAGTAATTTCGACATTCGCGAGTTGGATGGCGCAACGGCTACTGCAGAGCAGTTTGATGCACCAACGAGTGTTATTACCGATCCTCTTCCTGTTCTTTATCAGAGTGGTTATCTTACCATCAAAGGGTATGACCCGGAGTTTCAACTCTACACATTGGCTTATCCTAACAAAGAAGTGCGGAAAGGATTCATCGAATCTCTAATGCCTGCTTATGTACATCTACCTGCCCGTGAGAATACATTTTATGTCGTTTCTTTTATTAAAGATTTGCGTGCCGGCAGATTGACCGAATGTCTGGAACGAATCAGATCTTTCTTTGCTTCGATTCCCAATGATTTGGAAAATAAGCAGGAAAAGCATTATCAGACAATCTTCTATTTGTTGTTTCGTTTGATGGGACAGTATGTGGATGCGGAGGTGAAGAGCGCAATCGGACGGGCGGACGTAGTAGTAAAGATGCAAGATGCCATTTATGTCTTTGAATTTAAGGTAGATGGAACTCCGGAGGAAGCACTGGCACAAATAAATAGTAAGGGATATGCTATTCCTTATCAGCCGGATCATCGGAAAGTGATGAAAATAGGCGTTAACTTTGATAGTGCGACAAGAAGCATTGGAAATTGGAAAATCGTAGAGGAAGCCTGA